The DNA segment ATCTATTGTAACCACGGTAGATTTTTGTACGTGCCGTCATCGACACAGTAAAAAAGCTTTAAAAACTGACGATTCGTGGGGAggaaaccttattgcaaaggggTCTACTAATAATCGATTGTGTTTGTTCTATTTATTTGTAACTACCGTCAAATCAAATGGTTAATTGTACTTATATAAATCAtaatggatgatgatgtgtttaCATTAAGGCCAGGAAATTATGGTTGTCGCACACACGTCATCGAGCTCTGACCATAAGTAACTAACTACCTAAGCAAGCACCGTTTCATGTATAATTGAGGATGTCATTGACTGTCTCGGTCATTTTACCGTTTAATCGTCTTCGAGAATTACGATTACGAATATGTTTGTGTCATGGGTTATGGGTATCTACTgaccaggggccttaccatgatgtcgaccttattgcgattctgtttaggacctaaactgaatcgctaagttatggtaaggccccaggatTGTGACATTTGTGACAAACTAAACGATATTACTGATCGGTTATAAACCCAACGCAAATTCCTTAAAAAAAGCAATTGAGTTTTTTTGACTTGGCCACTCTATTACAAACCCAAAACTTCCAAGTGCGAGGAGTTTAGACATACCTGGTATCCCAGCAGTGAACATCGGCAATCGAATGTGTTCATTGCAGAAGGCCACGGCTATCAAGGCAGCAGCTATGACTTGCACTATAGCGCCCACTGCCGACCATCGCGCCCCGCGCACGCATGGAGGGATGGGAGCGCTTGCCTCGGGGAGAGATGTCACTACCTGCAATATTGTCGGGGTGAGtgcttaaatattaattatttattaaaccaaCCACTGCATGCACCTATTACCGGCCAATCTTGTTTCCATgctgaaaaatataataataataaccatcACGTACCTACGTGTAACGCCATAACGTACGACGAACTTTCAATTttactatttatattttttttattaataatttgaaaTTAGTCAATCATATAGTTAGGTCCTACACAAATTAACACTACCTACTTAGAAAgataaaagtagaaaaatatacctacaattaaCGCAAACAAGAAAAATATACGTCAGTGATTAGCCACATTTTCAACAGGGATGGGTAAAAGAACTAGAGATTAAATCTATTTTACTTTACACGCAGTCGCACCCAGTGTAGGGTAGCAATTCGACCAATACGTTCTACTTCTTGGCAAGATTTAGGAAGGCGCCACTTACTTGTATCGTATCTCTATATTCCTTAACAACGGCATCGATATCAGTGGAGTCATCGCCAGACGAAAGGTCCGCTTCGCTAACTTCTACTTCGACATCCGACGGTACTTCGTCAATAGCAGTTGGCGCGATCCGCTGGTCACTGCTGCAACTGGTCATTGGCTCAGCATCGTCGACTACACCGCTGCCGTATTCGTCGAGGAGGAGACATTCCCGCTCTTCAGTTTCTGGAAATGGTCATGGACATGGTGTTAGTCACAACTTACTGAGTTcccaaagtacctacttaatagttTTGTCTTTGAATTTATGACCTCTAATACaagatcaaaataatatttttacgacATAATGTAGTTATAGAGCCTAAcgagaataaaatatttaaaagaattTATTTAGTTGGGTTATAAAcagaatgaataaaatgaactcCATAGAATATATTAATCTTACCTTTCGCGATTACTTTAGATTTAATGCTCTCTAAGGTTTTTGTGTGCCGAATGGCAGAAGGGATGAACCAAAGCCCCCTCTTTGATTTCTTGCTTGATGTCTTAGCTCGTGTGTCTCCTCGATCTAGACGTTTATACTCAATATCTGTAAATTAACATGAATTTCATAACACTACTGAGTACGTGGCACTACTGAATATGTGTGCTATATATGTCTTCATAAAAATAAGTATACCTCCGGCTTCTTTTTGTTCGGCAGTCGGTACACAGCGCATTATCATAAAGTGGAAAGCCTGTACCGAAATTCCCAGTAAATGGCTTGCATTCATTAGAGTGATCATGTGGGAAAGTGGACAGGCGAACGCTAGAATTGCTGCTAGACTACCTGCAAATAAAGACACCAGGTCATGTAAGCCATCCACTTATGAAACAAGCCTCTTTAACTTTGAGAATATGACATTATCTCACCAGCAGTGAACACAGCTAGCACCGGACTGCCCGTTGTTTGACTTTCGTATGTCATAGATCTGGTGAGCACCTTCCATTCAGGAGAAGCCAAAGCCACCAGAATAGAGAAGAGTATGGGACACAGCTCGGTCAGGGCTAGACTGATCCCAGCTACGGTGACTGCGGCTAACAGGGGACACACCCACGAGGGTGCTCTGGCTTCTAGTAGAGTGGTTATTGGTAAAGCTGCATCTATACTATTCCTGTACAGAAATGATGGAGGTATCTTAACTGACAAAAGGTGCACAAATAAGTTTATGGAAATTGATACAAGAGTATGTGAGATCACCTTCAATTATTGTGACAAGGAATTACAACATGATTTGCAATAAAATGTCTATTTCATCGAACAAAGTGGGTTCCTTGTTTGATGTCCATAGATTATCCCCTATATCCATGACATGAAACTATCTTTTAACTCACCCTTTTAACATGTTTgtatacaaaaaacataagcCAGACAAAATAATCGCAGGCAACCCAACCATCAGAATCAGAGTCTTCTTTAAACTGCCGTTATCTTTCTTTTGCGTCGATACACAAAAAGCATATGAGATAGGCGATCCAGCGGCAAAAAGCTGTAATGAATAAAGATTAGAATTAatcgcaataaaaaaaataggcgtacaaaaaaaacacacacaatgAACTGTTAAGTACCTCGTAAATAGTCATAGGTATAGGCATGTTTATATTTGCAATATCCAAATTTATTAGTCCAAAGATAGCGAAGAATTGACTAAATATGTACAACAAAATCAACAGCATAAACGTGAACATCATGCTTTCCTGAAAAAGAAAACAGTAGGTATAATCAGGGTATAAAATACAGTCAAGTTAAAGAATAATCAAATGACACTTAATTGAATTTAGAATAGAAAATAGGGTTTAGTAGTTAGTAAAACTATTAGTTGCTCAAAGTACCCTTGTCGGTCATTTTTAGGAGTTCTGTCGTTTATTTATGTATCAGTGATCTCACATCCTAACGAACGGTGGTATATGTGCAATGGACTCAGCCTTTCAAGCAAGAAAGTTCCAAATGAAAAATCTGTCAGCCGTACCTCCAATCCACACATAAACATGGCGCAGACAACCATGACCACAGTAACCCCAAGCACATCAGGCCAAGGCTCTCCGAGCGCCCTGGTTTCATATCCAAACAGCCATCGCCTCGTCCGGCCGCTCGTCACGTGGTCCGCCGTCGCGCTGAGGATCCTTGCGCAGATGGCTACAGCCACCAGGTGTGAGAGGAAGCACATCCACGTTGCCATAAAGTCGGCGAAGGAGCGGAGGTTGCGCTCGCGACGACCACGGCTGGTTCTTGCCGGTGGTAAGATGTCGGCTAGTTTCTTTAAGTCTCTACATGTGATAGCTGCAAGAAGAataaaacaatgttttttttcgAAGTCCTGGGTGTAGAAGTGAGAGAGACCAGTTTAAATATTGACGTGTTTAACCACATCTATTTCACATTCACAAGCAATTAAAGTCCCATGTGTCCCAATGTCCCAAAGTGCTGCTAAAGGCCATTGCGCGCCGCACTTATCCTCTGAATAAGTCCAATGCATGGACACAAACAGCCTCTCACGTGGTGTTGGAGTGCAGCGGAGTGGCCCCATACAGGGCAAAACATCTCGGATCCCCGAGAGATCTCGCCGAGgtcctactcaacatcaaagatttggtatcatcttgggtcgtcccattcgttttttgtcaagttcttaaattagtcctattctgctttcgtcactcattctacattcgtcacaatcgtcggtggctttcaatgtagaatgagtgacgaaagcagaataggactaatttaagaacttgacgaaaaacgaatgggaccacccaagatgataccaaaGATTTGGTGGCATTCCTCGAGGAGTtgggctggcaggactagcccACCCCCCTATCATGCAAAATAGGCGccagacgtcgagttgcggaaaaatCGCCCgttctacaatacaatacaaagccCAATAGTACTTACTAGCCACTGTAATAAAGGCAGCAAGCATCAAAACAGCAGGCACAGCGCAGTAGCTAGAGTTGGCAGCAGCTAAAGGCGCGAGTAGAAGTGCTGCTAAAGTCCAACGCGCTCCGCACGCGTCCCCGCCACCGAGCGCGCTCAGGGTGCGGCTCATACCGCTCTCCTGCTCGCTCGACATTTTTCTCACAAATTActgtaatttacaaaattacaTGGTTTGAGATTGAGACGTACTGAGACTTTGCTATTACATAAAACGCCTAAAATTATACTAAGTAGGTAATGTTTCGTAACATTTTGATAAcaacttttaatttaatagtaggtagttttaataacGTTGCTACATGTCTTATAACAAATATAACAATAGACGTATTAAATTAATATCCTGAAAGTCACTTTAAGCAAAAGTAGGTTGTGTTAGGTACTTGTTTGCTGGTTGTCAAgggcaatatttttttaacaaaattaagGAAAAAAGGCTTTAAAATTAACATATCGCATAAATATCATTATATTTTGTGTAAaggaatttatattataatctatctatctatctaatacctttaaacgagcaattcttgtttatttatttatttatttatttatatatatatatttcggggatctcggaaacggctctaacgatttcgatgaaatttggtatataggggttttctggggcgaaaaatcgatctagctaggtcttatctctgggaaaacgcgcatttccgagttattatatattttccgagcgaagctcggttaccCAGATATTGTTGATAAgttaagtaatttacaaaataataccctatttataattatgttcagTACTTAccataataaaaacattaaccACTCAAAACAATCACTTCACCACAATTGTTTTCAAACATGGTGCTAATGTAGGTCACCTTTTTcacaaataaactaaaaatcCAGATGCATTGACGATAATTTTGGTAAAATTCGTGCATAAGTGTGGATAACCGGTAAATAAGGTCGGTTATCCATGTTTCTGCGACAAACTAGAGCGGTGCGGAGCGATGTGGGCGTCCCTGTTGTTCTGTTTTCAATCGATACACGCCGACCGCTGGGGTGACCACTCTTATGGATGGACGTGCATCATGTAGTAGGTACCAAATTTTAGGGAACAAACTTCTGAACtgacttatgtacctactttaatattCGAGTTCATTAGAGTTATTTCTATGAAGTTACAGATTTTGACCATGTTTGCTAACTTGAGCATCTTGACTCTGATTTCATGACTACAAAACTTGTTTTAGCTGGCATTGTAAGTGACATTGGTTTTGATTACGAGAGTGGGTTTTCAGCTTCCAAAAGTGGGACAAGCTGTGTACGAAACACGTCATTCTCTCAATCGATATTTGTTAATTCAACGTTACTACCGTTATTTTGTTCCTGTAGTAAAATTATCTTTCCATGCTGCTACCTCTACTATAACTATACATATAGAGAGTTAAATTAAAATCAGCAAATTAGGTGCATATTTCAAAAGTTTGGACACCCTACAAATGTTTCATACTAAGGCTTCACACTAAACGGTTTTCTATGGCCCCGTCACCTTGTGTAAGCAGAATTCTTTATTAAATTTCACCTATTTGTTACGGTTCATCCGCCGATTTAGACACATGCTTACCAAAAGCTTATTGGGGTGGGTTAAGTCACGAACTGAAATTAACACTAGTCGAATCGCACCCCCTGGTTGAAAAAAGTCATTAAgtacatacgagtaggtactaggtaccttGCTGGTTCGTGTAGTTATTTTTGTATAAGGGTAACAACGTAGCTATTAAGTGTCATGCTCATGAGATCATGTTTCTCACTATTAACCCTTGACGAGACCCTTAAAGTGGTGAGATTCCGGGAAGTGGTTGATTAAGTCAATCGAATTCTACTTTCTTTCTTCTGTTAAAAAATTACTTCCATTAAATttatgataaattgataatttcgccagtgtcaaaagtgtgCTCATAGAGCATGTTAAATACGGTTCGGTAGTTGCTTTTAGTAAAATTATACCTGGATTTTTACCAATAACCATGACGGATTGCCGTCCAAGAATGATTTATATACCCATGGAAAATTTCAGCTTTCCAGCACTAATCGTCAGTTAGTTAAGCTGCGGCCGGTCAGACTGCCAGACAGATGGATAAAGCGAAATTATAAGGGTTCCtaattggctacggaaccctaaaatataGGTTCTTTTCCAATTTAAATGCAGCCGACCGGATCTGATTAAACACACTTACGCACACCAAAACGGTAATTCCTTAATCAAATTACCTCCTGACTCAACGCAGTTTCTTGCAGTTCACGGAAGAATTAAGTGCTCCTACGGGAATGAGTAATATTGAGACATTTGAGACTCGGGCAAAATTGAGTATGAGTAGATATACCTACGCGTAATATGGCTGAGGTAATACGTGGAAATCTCTAGTATCTCTCTACTGGGGTGTCGATTTCATATTTCAttgattcatttatttattcaataacaatattaagtacattgtgtttgaaaaaaTCTTAAATCTAGGCACATATATGCATACAGAAAATATaaaagaataaacataataatttaccttccaagtaaaataataatatagttacGGAAGATCATAAAATTGTTTTGAAGTTTAGGTACTAATTTGTACTGCTGTTCGATCTAGACTGTTCtaggtatttatttacgttatttaCGAGTAAATACTTTTCTTCATAATTACAttttttcttgaaaataaaatatttaccagTAGTTCGTTTTTCTACTAATGACATGCCAGATTACATATTTATGTCATAGGGTACCTATCAGttcaatgaataaatattatggggaATGTAGATAGGGTGCGTGACGTATCTCAGCCACAGTAATCCAAACGTCCACTTtctccaataaatattataatgtcgATAATATATACAACACAGAAGGAATGTCCAAAGTTCGGAAGATAGAAACACAGAAGGTAACAGTACGGAAGAAagatagaaatagaaaatatagcGTAAACAAAAGCAAGAGCGATAGCGAACGTAATGCGTCTAGCGGTCATAAGCGACATGCGTTTCGCGTCAGTGCTGTGCATAGACTGAGGCGGGGCGCGGCGATGACCGGCCGGCACGGAGCGGGTCTCAAAACCGGCCGCTCTGAACAAAGGACTGCTATCGCGGTGCGCGTTTGCATTGCACCCGACTTGTTGGCACCGTCAAGAATTGACGGACGATGTGTAAATATAAcgtgtatattattattgtgtaaatgtaaataaatatataaaatgtatgtaaataaatatgtgtatatattaatattatgttttatataaGTGTATTAATATTAGTTAAGTGTAGTGTAAGTATAAGTGTAGGTGTAAGTGTAGGTATAAGTGTAAGTGGGAAAGTAGCCCACATCACTCCCCCCCAGAGACCTGGTTAAGGGCGATAATAATCTGGGAAACGTACTTGCCTTCCCGAACGAGTAGTTCTAGGTACGTTAGCCTGACTTGGCCCAGGGTCACTATGCTGCCTCCCGCGCAGGATGTGTTCTGGTGCGGCAGGTGTGGTCGACCCCTGATCAGCGAGTTTCAAGTCTTGGGACAGGTAATGCGCTGGTTTCAATCGGTCGATGGTCACGGTGACAGGTTTGCCTTTAATGAGgagtttaaaaactttatcagtTCTCTCCAGAACTTTGTGCGGGCCTGAGTATACAGGCGTTAGAGGAGCGCGTGAAGCGTCTTCGCGGAGGAAGACGTATTCAGCTGTCGCTAACTCTTTGAACACAAAGATCTTGTCTTTGCTGTGGCGTGAAGCTGGCGTAGGCTTCAACTTCGAGGCGAATGAGCGTAACCGTGCGGTAAAATCGGTGACATCAGTGGTACCGGGTACGCTTGGATCAAAAAATTCGCCTGGAAGTCGCAGCGGCTCGCCGTAGAGCATTTCGGCTGAGGACGCTTGTAAGTCCTCTTTAAAGGCGCTGCGTATGCCGAGAAGCACTTGAGGCAATACCTCGGACCAATTGGCGTCAGCATGGCATGTAATGGCGGCCTTGAGCTGCCTGTGGAAGCGTTCCACAATGCCATTGCATGCTGGATGGTACGCGGTCGTGCGTCTATGCTGGAAGCCGATGGCCTTGGATAGATATTGAAACAGTGTGGACTCAAATTGTCGACCACGATCTGTGACAATATCTACTGGACATCCAAACCTGGATATCCAGCCAGCCAATAAAGCCTTGGCCACCGTCTCCGCCGTGATGTCCGCTATTGGTACGACCTCTGGCCACCGCGTAAAGCGGTCTATGGCCGTCAGGCAATAGCGGAAGCCTTGTGAAACAGGGAGAGGACCGATTAGGTCAATATGTACCTGCTGAAAGCGAGCCCGAGGGAGTTCAAATGTGCCTAGAGGTGCAGACACATGACGGCTCACTTTAGACCGTTGACATGGCACACAAGCTCGTGCCCAGTCTCGGCAGTCCTTCCTTACGCTGGGCCATACAAAACGCTGGGCTACAATC comes from the Cydia amplana chromosome 12, ilCydAmpl1.1, whole genome shotgun sequence genome and includes:
- the LOC134652931 gene encoding uncharacterized protein LOC134652931 codes for the protein MSSEQESGMSRTLSALGGGDACGARWTLAALLLAPLAAANSSYCAVPAVLMLAAFITVATITCRDLKKLADILPPARTSRGRRERNLRSFADFMATWMCFLSHLVAVAICARILSATADHVTSGRTRRWLFGYETRALGEPWPDVLGVTVVMVVCAMFMCGLEESMMFTFMLLILLYIFSQFFAIFGLINLDIANINMPIPMTIYELFAAGSPISYAFCVSTQKKDNGSLKKTLILMVGLPAIILSGLCFLYTNMLKGNSIDAALPITTLLEARAPSWVCPLLAAVTVAGISLALTELCPILFSILVALASPEWKVLTRSMTYESQTTGSPVLAVFTAGSLAAILAFACPLSHMITLMNASHLLGISVQAFHFMIMRCVPTAEQKEAGDIEYKRLDRGDTRAKTSSKKSKRGLWFIPSAIRHTKTLESIKSKVIAKETEERECLLLDEYGSGVVDDAEPMTSCSSDQRIAPTAIDEVPSDVEVEVSEADLSSGDDSTDIDAVVKEYRDTIQVVTSLPEASAPIPPCVRGARWSAVGAIVQVIAAALIAVAFCNEHIRLPMFTAGIPVWICGAFICAWQPAHPLGMRKAQGLQAPLALLPALLFLTPLLVDSWPAIVLFAGAGVVIYARCERWCGDLAVQQARSAVERRKLHAVSADVPLAAHLAHIDTVFITR